One window of Cucurbita pepo subsp. pepo cultivar mu-cu-16 chromosome LG19, ASM280686v2, whole genome shotgun sequence genomic DNA carries:
- the LOC111782285 gene encoding uncharacterized protein LOC111782285, which translates to MEKRLRSSLESSAGEFVSSAVKLSLKSSKHALKTLIHGVKSSSDLSSSIPLALLLSVSRAIETFRNILGTSFTNSNPQFNSSPSKSPQSPPTKRLRRSLRHSKTREFEDLESCESNSNLRKEKVLAELEILSYLVFLCISHPKRVFSLIDLLPCARELHDNLVILESNSVLSTEIANLCEEWWKEDLPGRESLISLSLPFLLSRSLTLKKKGDVHKVYMLREAFSLFDFEDESIKDLKLLLIRCVISPLYLKTEDGRRFLAYTFGLSRQLLKEALAIIRSQIPFGRKSMLEGYGDIVFRAWRNSEGDIRDEMENGFLQGLVEGAIHASTSAFSASIRRVLGAFVDQRTVDGVEKLLFRLTEPVIFRSLQVANSNVRQNSLHLLLDVFPLENPDATKELKDTLLEKQFFLIEKLLMDECSDVRVVAVEGCCRILYLFWEIIPSSTITKIITKIFDEMSRDISNEVRLSTLNGIIYLFGNPQSHEILKVILPRLGHLMLDNALSVRVALADILLLIRDVRDFQFNKVVSLDVLLTALAHDQPIISQKITRLLIPSYFPTKVSIEEACSRCITLIKRSPMAGARFCEFAASEGASLKSIKELVQALINLVSSSAKLDENYIDGLLLSAKYLCSSISSELCYKNDLKDLFTGEKLKCLLSVAHSGRARSSLFDIVSMFSPDGLTDLLEECMQLITNCSGLSGDLAKQAEVRSGHKFFQACDALDVMFEAMTLLLQKSAYRCHIRFGTEIPKLSVSPAKRKRCKLSGKVLSKLKRFGGKKCLSFEGDYLVAVGISWQVKDLVSDEKMKSALLSSQTIETIYLTLKVICEVSIVECVDYEFMDVSPVLAYTSLALHMALKKCCSKNSTSNSGTKNKIVTDSSSSEAILEQTLDHLLNCVKKLYESEDPRKPDEVKRGVRKLSQHVEKKLKESGRNQSHPLEGGCVDPLKKTLKQGKNLTAILKFIVDSISMGFLSEKYELCLKFASEYMQLVTSILGQQVYKDIQFEMETKEFFLCLKCSLTYAAKLLNQVLRHVKDSSLTQIPILGHNLLDLIALVEVHLGSGYAARLVAVAKSWLPDLILALGAGCIIKPVEGEEAHIYFFEQAKINFPPWLSMVAKIELLDLNEDSTEEDDDRSLDQHKFSIFKKFLKMAITFLERDHQILDAVGAIFMIGSEIGLETKDFGLVLGLLQFVCRSLYSADDREWGDIMLASLQRCYPQIEKELTQCNGDERHQLDRAKALLEPIWLYHIFETGKVFDDE; encoded by the exons ATGGAGAAGAGGTTGCGTTCATCTCTTGAATCCTCGGCGGGAGAATTCGTCTCCTCTGCTGTAAAACTAAGCCTCAAGTCATCAAAGCACGCgctcaaaaccctaattcatggCGTAAAGTCTTCTTCAGATCTTTCCTCCTCTATTCCTCTAGCCCTCCTACTTTCTGTTTCTCGTGCAATTGAAACTTTTCGGAATATTCTAGGCACCAGTTTCACGAACTCTAATCCACAATTCAACTCTAGTCCCTCCAAGTCCCCGCAGTCTCCTCCCACTAAACGTCTGCGACGATCTTTGCGCCATTCCAAAACTCGGGAATTTGAAGATTTAGAAAGTTGTGAATCCAATTCGAACTTACGAAAGGAGAAAGTTCTGGCAGAGCTCGAAATTTTGTCGTACCTTGTGTTCTTGTGCATTTCGCACCCTAAAAGAGTATTTTCTCTGATCGATTTACTGCCGTGCGCTCGGGAGTTGCACGATAATTTGGTTATATTAGAGTCGAATTCCGTATTGTCAACGGAGATTGCAAATTTGTGCGAGGAATGGTGGAAGGAGGACTTGCCGGGGCGAGAATCACTGATCTCTCTGTCCCTCCCTTTCTTGCTCTCTAGATCGTTGACGCTAAAGAAGAAGGGGGATGTGCACAAGGTTTATATGCTTCGTGAGGCATTTTCcttgtttgattttgaagaCGAGAGCATCAAAGATTTGAAACTTTTGCTAATTCGTTGCGTTATTTCACCTCTGTATTTGAAAACCGAGGATGGTCGTCGGTTCCTGGCATATACTTTTGGTTTAAGTCGGCAGCTACTGAAGGAAGCGTTGGCAATTATCCGATCCCAAATTCCATTTGGAAGAAAATCTATGTTGGAGGGGTACGGAGACATCGTGTTTCGTGCTTGGCGGAATTCTGAAGGAGATATAAGAgatgaaatggaaaatggTTTTTTGCAGGGTCTGGTGGAGGGTGCCATACATGCGAGCACAAGTGCGTTTAGTGCTTCGATTAGAAGGGTTTTAGGAGCGTTTGTAGACCAGCGAACTGTCGACGGTGTTGAGAAGCTTCTTTTCCGTCTAACTGAGCCTGTGATATTTCGATCGCTGCAG GTTGCAAATTCAAATGTTCGTCAAAACTCATTGCACCTACTTTTGGATGTGTTTCCTCTGGAAAACCCAGATGCTACAAAAGAGCTGAAGGACACATTGCTCGAGAAACAGTTCTTTTTAATAGAGAAGCTTCTCATGGATGAATGTTCTGATGTGAGAGTCGTAGCAGTTGAAGGTTGTTGTCgcattctttatttattttgggaaATAATCCCTTCATCGACCATCACAAAGATCATTACCAAAATTTTTGATGAAATGTCGCGTGATATATCCAATGAAGTCAGGCTTTCAACATTGAATGGCATAATCTATTTGTTTGGAAACCCTCAATCCCATGAGATTCTTAAAGTGATCTTACCAAGGTTGGGGCATTTGATGCTGGACAATGCGCTTTCGGTAAGAGTAGCTCTAGCAGATATCCTCCTCCTTATCAGGGATGTTCGTGATTTCCAGTTTAATAAG GTGGTCAGTTTAGATGTATTGTTAACGGCACTCGCACATGATCAACCCATTATTAGCCAGAAAATTACTAGATTGCTGATACCATCGTATTTTCCCACCAAAGTATCAATTGAAGAGGCATGCAGTCGCTGCATAACACTTATAAAGCGGTCTCCCATGGCTGGAGCAAGATTTTGTGAATTTGCTGCGTCAGAAGGGGCATCTCTTAAGTCAATTAAGGAGCTTGTTCAAGCATTAATCAATTTGGTTTCGTCCTCTGCCAAGCTGGATGAAAATTACATTGATGGCTTACTTCTTTCAGCCAAATACCTCTGCAGCAGCATTTCTAGTGAACTTTGTTATAAGAACGATCTCAAAGATTTGTTCACCGGTGAAAAATTGAAGTGCTTGCTCTCTGTAGCACATTCTGGGCGTGCACGATCTTCTTTATTCGACATTGTGTCCATGTTCTCTCCCGATGGTCTTACGGATCTCCTCGAGGAGTGTATGCAATTAATTACCAACTGTAGTGGTTTGTCGGGTGACTTAGCAAAGCAAGCTGAAGTGAGGTCTGGCCATAAGTTTTTCCAGGCTTGTGATGCACTGGATGTTATGTTCGAAGCCATGACATTGTTACTACAGAAATCTGCTTATCGTTGTCACATTAGATTTGGTACTGAGATACCAAAGTTGAGTGTTTCCCCTGCAAAGAGAAAGAGATGCAAATTATCAGGGAAAGTACTATCTAAATTAAAGCGTTTTGGTGGAAAAAAGTGTCTGAGCTTTGAAGGCGACTACCTTGTTGCAGTAGGAATATCGTGGCAAGTTAAAGATTTGGTTTCAgatgaaaaaatgaagagtGCTTTATTGAGTTCTCAGACTATAGAGACCATATATCTTACTTTAAAAGTTATCTGTGAAGTAAGTATTGTGGAATGCgttgattatgagtttatggATGTATCTCCCGTTCTAGCATATACATCTCTTGCTTTGCACATGGCGCTAAAGAAGTGTTGCAGCAAAAATAGTACGAGTAATAGTggaaccaagaacaaaattgtGACAGATTCTTCTAGTTCAGAG GCAATATTGGAGCAGACGCTTGATCACTTGCTTAACTGCGTTAAGAAACTGTACGAGTCAGAGGACCCTAGAAAACCTGATGAAGTTAAGCGAGGTGTCAGAAAATTGTCTCAACATGTAGAAAAAAAGCTGAAGGAATCTGGGAGAAATCAATCTCACCCTCTTGAGGGAG GATGTGTTGATCCTTTAAAAAAGACGTTGAAGCAGGGGAAGAACCTTACAGCTATCCTCAAGTTCATTGTTGATTCTATTTCCATGGGCTTTCTTTCAGAAAAGTATGAATTGTGCTTGAAATTTGCTTCAGAGTATATGCAACTCGTCACGTCGATTTTAGGCCAACAAGTTTATAAAGATATTCAGTTCGAGATGGAAACGAAAGAATTTTTCCTCTGTCTAAAGTGCTCATTAACCTATGCTGCCAAGTTATTGAATCAAGTGTTAAGACATGTGAAAGATTCATCGTTGACGCAGATTCCTATTCTTGGCCATAATTTGCTTGATTTGATAGCCTTAGTTGAAGTACATTTGGGGTCTGGTTATGCAGCACGTCTTGTTGCGGTGGCAAAGTCTTGGCTTCCTGATCTGATTTTGGCTTTAGGAGCTGGTTGCATAATAAAACCTGTTGAAGGAGAGGAGGCGCACATCTACTTCTTTGAGCAAgccaaaattaattttcccCCATGGTTATCAATGGTTGCAAAGATCGAACTTCTCGATTTGAATGAAGATTCTACCGAGGAGGACGATGACAGATCTCTAGACCAACATAAATTTTccatatttaagaaatttctgAAGATGGCTATCACATTTTTAGAAAGAGATCACCAGATCTTGGATGCAGTTGGAGCGATTTTTATGATTGGCTCAGAAATTGGGTTGGAAACAAAGGACTTTGGGCTGGTATTGGGACTTCTACAGTTCGTGTGCCGAAGCCTGTATAGTGCTGACGACAGAGAGTGGGGTGATATTATGTTGGCTTCTTTGCAGCGTTGTTACCCTCAGATAGAGAAAGAATTAACACAATGTAATGGAGATGAACGTCATCAGTTGGATAGGGCAAAGGCTTTGCTTGAACCCATATGGTTGTACCATATTTTCGAAACTGGTAAAGTTTTCGATGATGAATGA